The nucleotide sequence AGGACGGTCGTGATGAGCCAGGACTGCCCCAGCGGGAGCTCGAGCAGGAAGCGCCCGAGTTGCGAGCCGAACTCGCGCTCGATGCTGAGCTGCGGGTTGAACGCCGCCATGAACGAGAAGAACCCGGCGAGCCCGGCGGAGACGGTGAAGGCCGCGGCGCCGATCGAGGCGACGTTCAGCGCCGTGTCGAAGGTGCGCTCCCCCGCTCGCAGCCCGAACAGGGCCAGCACGAGGGATCCGAGCATGACCGCACCGGCGATGTTCATCACGAGCTTCGCCAGCGGGGTGCCCCACAGCACCACGGGACCGGGATCCTGCAGGAGGGGCGGATTCGCTCCGCCGCCGACCAGGAGCGCCCAGACGAGGGCGGCGCCGGCGGCGACGAGGAGGATCACGATGCCGGCGAGACGATACGCCGACGTCGAACGCGGCGTCTCGGTGCGGGAACTCACCCCTCCAGCCTAGGCGCGCGCGGCAGGGAGAACGCACGAAGGCCGCCCCCCGTGCGGGGAGCGGCCTTCGAAAGGGTGCGGTCTTACTTGACGGCAGCCTTGAGCTTGGAACCGGCGGTCACCTTGACGCGCTTGCCGGCCGGGATCTTGATCTCGGCGCCGGTCTGCGGGTTGCGGCCCGTGCGGGCGGCCGTGTCGACCTGCTCGAACGAGATCCAGCCCGGGATGGAGACCTTGCTGCCCTTGGCGACGGCGTCAGAGACCGTGGCGAACAGCGAGTCGAGGACACCGGAGACGGTGGCCTGGCTCTGGCCGGTGGCGGAAGCGATGCTCGCGACGAGCTCGGTCTTGGTGATGGACTTGTCAGCCATGTCATCCTCCAGCGACGACGGACCGTCGCATCGTGTGTGTGGGTCCGAGGAGCGGGTGCTCCCCGTTGGTCGTATGACCGCCTCGAATGTACCAACGGCCACCCGGATTTCCGCGTCATTTCGCGGGTTTCGACCGATTTGACGGCGTGTCGCGCCACATTGGCCACTCGTGTCACAGGATTTCGGGTGCGCGTTCGCGCCGTCAGGCGCTCGCGCGACATCAGGCACCCCCTGGCATACGCGCCTGATCCGGCGTGATCGCCTGCCTTCCCGGACATGCAGAAGGGGCGAGGATCCGAAGATCCTCGCCCCTTCTCGCTCGGTGCTTACCAGCTCGACTTGGTCACGCCGGGCAGCTCGCCACGGTGCGCCATGTCACGGAAGCGGACACGCGAGATGCCGAACTTCGTGAGGACGCCACGGGGGCGGCCGTCGATGACGTCGCGCGAACGCACGCGCGCCGGCGACGCGTTGCGCGGCAGCTTCTGCAGGCCGACGCGGGCGGCCTCGCGGGCCTCGTCGGTGGCGTTCGGGTCGACCAGGGTCTTCTTCAGCTCGGCACGACGCTCGGCGTAGCGCTCGACGATGACCTTGCGCTGCTCGTTGCGCGCGATCTTGCTCTTCTTAGCCATGGATCAACGCTCCTCTCGGAATTCGACGTGCTGACGGATGACCGGGTCGTACTTCTTGAGCACGAGGCGGTCGGGGGTGTTGCGGCGGTTCTTCTTGGTCACGTACGTGTAACCCGTACCCGCCGTCGAACGCAGCTTGATGATCGGACGGACGTCCTGAGCCTTCTTGGCCATTAGAGCTTCACACCCTTCGCCTGGAGGTCCTTGACGACGTTCTCGATGCCGCGCACGTCGATCACCTTGATGCCCTTGGCGGACACGTTGAGCGTGATCTTACGACCGAGCGAGGGCACGAAATAGGTCTTCTTCTGCACGTTCGGGTCGAAGCGACGCTTCGTCCGGCGGTGCGAGTGCGAGACGTTGTGACCGAAGCCGGGAACAGCTCCGGTCACCTGGCACACTGCTGCCATGATGATGACTCCTTCATTACCGTGAGACCGGACGGCCTCACCCAAGATCCCTTGTCTGCACACGACCACGACCCGCCGCCCATCGACAAGCTCAGGGACCGATTGGAGGGGAAGCATGCGAACTGCGCACAGGAGCGTGCGCAGACAAAGAGTCAGTCTAGCACGGCCTCGGTCCGCCCTTCGAATCGCGCACCCGGCTCCCTCTCAGCCCGAGACGCCGCCATTCGCGCGACTCGAAGCGTCGGCAGCACCCCGCCCCCACCGGAAGGCGGACACCGTGGGGTCCCCGGGGATCCAGAAGCGCCAGGGGAACGCGTCCGTGCCGGCGACGCCCGCCACACCGACCCGTGGGCCCTGCGCCACGTCGACCACGGGCGGGCCGAGCCACAGCTGGGCGCGGGCGTCGTGCTGCTCCTCCCCCGTGATCGCGTCGAGACCGTCGTGCAGCGGATGCCGCAGCCCCGCGGCCTGCCCCAGCCGCCCCGGGCCACGCGCGAGGTCGCGGAGCGCCGTACGACCCAACGGCAGGACAGCGCGCCGTCTCCGCGCCGCCGCCTCCACCCCCGACACCACCTCTCCGGCCCGCAGCAGGACGCCGTCGCCCTGTCCTTCCGGGCCGCAGGCCACGTTGACGCAGGAATGGATGCCGTGACTCAGGTACACGTACAGATGCCCGGGCTCGCCCCACATGGTCGCGTTCCGCGCCGTCCGGCCCATGCGCGCGTGCGACCCCGGGTCCGCGACGGTTCCCGTGCCCTGGCCGTGATACGCCTCCACCTCGGTGATCCGCACGCGGACCTCGACCGGGACGCCGTCCTCGAGGACCACCGTCCGCAGCTCGGCACCCAACAAAGTGGGCGCGACCTCCACGGCCGAGCGCTGCACGTCGTCGCGGGTCGCGCGCCGCAGGGCGCCCGGATCCGTCATGTCAGAACCGCGGTGCCGTCTGGCACCAGGACGCGTCGAACCCGGTCAGCGCCACGATCTCGTCGCCGGTGCGCATGTCGATCAGGTGCGTCTCCAGCTTCTCCGGCAGCGGCAGCAGCATGCCGTCGTAGGGGTTGTCGGCCATGTCCGGGGCGATCACGACGGCGGCGTACTGTCCGCTCGGCGAGGCGCACGCCTGGAGGATCGAGTCGGACGAGCTCACCTCCACGAGCGGCGTGGCCTTCCCGGAATCGTCGACGCGGATGACGGCCTGCCCCACCGGGAGGCCGCCCTCGTCACGCGCGACGACATGGCGGAGGGTCCCCCCGGGGAACGGGGTGATGGAGGTGGCGGCACCGTAGTCGGGCTCGGACGCGGCGAGCGGCTGCTCCGACCCGTCGGCGAGGTCGAGCTCCACCACCGACCCGTCGAGCCGCTCCACGATCGCGGTGTAGGTGCCGCGGGAGATGCCCTGGATGGTGGTCGCCAGACCGAGGGACTGCACGCCGGTGTCGGTGGACTGATCGACGAGCGAGAGCGCGCCGTCGAAGTCGATGAAGAGGACGGCCGCGCTGTCGGGCACGAACTGCCACACGAAGACGCTCGCCTCCTTGTCGCCGACCTCGATGATGCGGGGCTTGCTGTCGCCGCTCAGCGACTGGGTGACGAGCACGCTCGCGCGGCCCTCGGTGTCGCTGAGCTCGCGGTCGGAGTAGCTGTAGCCGACGAGGTTGCCGCGCTCGGACACCTGGATCGCCCCCACGTAGCCCTCGCCGGGGAGTTCGAGCTCGCGCTCGTCGGTGCCGTCGCGGTCCATCACCAGCAGTCGCGACCCGTCGTCCTCCTCCACCGAGGCCACGAGCTGCGAGGACGTGGCACGGAAGTCGTTGATGCGGGGGTGGGAGAACACCGGCTGCGCGTTCTCCCCGCTCAGATCGGTGCGGAAGATGATGTCGTCGCCGTCCGGGTCGCGCCGCAGGAGGAAGATGGACGACGCCGGAGTGCGGAACGAGGTGGTCAGGTCGGCGGCGGGGCCACCCCCCGCGCCGGTCACCCCGTCGACGGTGATCGTGTACTTCGTGTCGTCGTCGAGCGGCACGGTGAAGCGCACGCCGACACCTCGCCCGGCGGCGTCGACTGTGAACGGCACCGAGGGCTCGACCGTGACCTGCTCCGGGTCGATCGCCGACAGCGGCTGATTCGTCGTGAGGATCACGCGGCTGCCGGACGACTCGATGGCCTGCTCCGCGTCGACCTGCACGTCGGTGATCCGGGGCCCCTGCAGGAGGCTGACGATTCCGAGGCCCGTGCCGACGAGCACGAGTACGCCGATGACGGCACCGATCGTGACGAGGAAGCGGCGGCGCGACCACGGGGCGGGCCGCGTCGCCTCGTCGTCGGCGGGAACGTCGGTGGTGGGCGTCCAGCCGGGCTCCGACGCGCCTCCCCCGTCGCTGTCCGTCGAGGGAGGAGAGGCCGGCCCTGCCGGGGCGAACACCGGCTCGGGGGCCTGGGGGATCGCGGGAATCCGCGCGGCCGACTTGGCCGCCTCCCGCTCGGCGGCTTCACGTTCGGCGGCCTCGCGCTCGGCAGCCTCACGTTCCGCGGCCTCACGTTCCGCGGCGGCCTCGCGATCGACCGCGGCCTGCTCGGCGGCGACCTCGGCGGCCATCCGTTCCACAGCCGCACGCTCCGCGGCGACCTGCTCCGCCTCCGCCTGCTCGGCTGCCGCGCGCTCTGCCGCGGTCTGCTCCTCGGCCGCGCGCTCCTCGGCCTCCCGGGCGGCGCGCAGCTCGGCGCGGGTCCGCGGGACGGCGGGCGGCTCGGGCCGCTCGTCGTCAGTACTCATACGGATCCTTCGGCTCGTCGATCGCGACGACATCCGTCGGCTCGATGTGCAGGGAGCCGTCGTCGTCCGCCCGGACCTTCCCCGTGACCTCGACCCACTGACCGGTCTTATAGGCGTCCTCGTCGACGCTCACCGGCAGGGCCGCCGTCTGCGCGTCGATGACGCAGTGCGTGATGACGAGGCGGGTGAGGTTGACGCCGTCCCCGTCGCCGGGGGTGACGAAGCCGGTGAGGGTGACGTCCGCGCCGTCGTAGGCGGTGGTGTTGGTCGCGGCGGCGAACACGCTCGCCCAGTCGCCCACACCGAAGGTCGAGGTGTCGGCGACGCCGAGGGCGACGGTGTCGGCCCCGGCGAACAGGGCGGTGTCCTCCCCGGCCCGGGACATCGCGAGCTCCACCGAGAGCGAGGCGGGCGGCAGCACGAGCGCCGCGGCGACGACCCC is from Microbacterium sp. BLY and encodes:
- a CDS encoding Ig-like domain-containing protein; amino-acid sequence: MSTDDERPEPPAVPRTRAELRAAREAEERAAEEQTAAERAAAEQAEAEQVAAERAAVERMAAEVAAEQAAVDREAAAEREAAEREAAEREAAEREAAEREAAKSAARIPAIPQAPEPVFAPAGPASPPSTDSDGGGASEPGWTPTTDVPADDEATRPAPWSRRRFLVTIGAVIGVLVLVGTGLGIVSLLQGPRITDVQVDAEQAIESSGSRVILTTNQPLSAIDPEQVTVEPSVPFTVDAAGRGVGVRFTVPLDDDTKYTITVDGVTGAGGGPAADLTTSFRTPASSIFLLRRDPDGDDIIFRTDLSGENAQPVFSHPRINDFRATSSQLVASVEEDDGSRLLVMDRDGTDERELELPGEGYVGAIQVSERGNLVGYSYSDRELSDTEGRASVLVTQSLSGDSKPRIIEVGDKEASVFVWQFVPDSAAVLFIDFDGALSLVDQSTDTGVQSLGLATTIQGISRGTYTAIVERLDGSVVELDLADGSEQPLAASEPDYGAATSITPFPGGTLRHVVARDEGGLPVGQAVIRVDDSGKATPLVEVSSSDSILQACASPSGQYAAVVIAPDMADNPYDGMLLPLPEKLETHLIDMRTGDEIVALTGFDASWCQTAPRF
- the rpmB gene encoding 50S ribosomal protein L28; protein product: MAAVCQVTGAVPGFGHNVSHSHRRTKRRFDPNVQKKTYFVPSLGRKITLNVSAKGIKVIDVRGIENVVKDLQAKGVKL
- a CDS encoding TIGR03943 family protein, producing the protein MPELSARSRALATRWLGVGLAAIVAVVTLGLAVTDRLTLYISPESVWFACAAAVVTLAGAIWSCALPLGAEEDHGHDHGPAASRGADEEPAVGDGESARPSRRTLAGVGALAGGVVATGVVAAALVLPPASLSVELAMSRAGEDTALFAGADTVALGVADTSTFGVGDWASVFAAATNTTAYDGADVTLTGFVTPGDGDGVNLTRLVITHCVIDAQTAALPVSVDEDAYKTGQWVEVTGKVRADDDGSLHIEPTDVVAIDEPKDPYEY
- a CDS encoding HU family DNA-binding protein yields the protein MADKSITKTELVASIASATGQSQATVSGVLDSLFATVSDAVAKGSKVSIPGWISFEQVDTAARTGRNPQTGAEIKIPAGKRVKVTAGSKLKAAVK
- a CDS encoding DNA-3-methyladenine glycosylase, with the protein product MTDPGALRRATRDDVQRSAVEVAPTLLGAELRTVVLEDGVPVEVRVRITEVEAYHGQGTGTVADPGSHARMGRTARNATMWGEPGHLYVYLSHGIHSCVNVACGPEGQGDGVLLRAGEVVSGVEAAARRRRAVLPLGRTALRDLARGPGRLGQAAGLRHPLHDGLDAITGEEQHDARAQLWLGPPVVDVAQGPRVGVAGVAGTDAFPWRFWIPGDPTVSAFRWGRGAADASSRANGGVSG
- the rpsN gene encoding 30S ribosomal protein S14 — encoded protein: MAKKSKIARNEQRKVIVERYAERRAELKKTLVDPNATDEAREAARVGLQKLPRNASPARVRSRDVIDGRPRGVLTKFGISRVRFRDMAHRGELPGVTKSSW
- the rpmG gene encoding 50S ribosomal protein L33, translating into MAKKAQDVRPIIKLRSTAGTGYTYVTKKNRRNTPDRLVLKKYDPVIRQHVEFREER